The genomic stretch GCCCGCCTTGAACGAGTGCGCCTGTCGGACACGCATCCACACATTTGTTGCAAGAACCGCACAGATCTTCCATCGGTTCGTCCGGCTCAAAGGCGAGATTCGTGATCATTTCCCCCAAATATACATATGAACCGAATTCGGGCGTAATGATCGCGCAATTTTTTCCACTCCAACCGATTCCCGCACGTTCAGCGACTGCCCGGTCGGACAACTCACCGGTATCTACCATCGAACGAAACTTAGCGGTCGGACGTCTTTTAAGGATAAACTCCTCGAGCAACCGCAATTTCTCCCGTAAAATCCGATGGTAGTCCAGCCCCCACGACGCCCGGCAAAACTGCCCTCGCGGTTCTTGTTTCGTCGATTTCGGCGCGTCTTTCATCTTTGAAGGATACGCGAGCGCAATCGCGATAATCGACTTAGCCCCCGGCAGCAAGCGCTCCGGCTCGGTTCTTTTTTCAATGTCCGCTTCTTCAAACCCGGATTGATACCCGAGTTCCTGCTGCCTCTTCAACCGTTCTTTTAACACCTCAAACGGCGCCGCCGTCGCGAAACCGATTTTATCGATACCGATCGACTTGCTGTATGCTATTACTTCTTCTTTCAATTTGTCACCGTTCACCGGGACTCACCCTATCCGTTTCCCTGCGATTTTACTTGCAACGTTCTCATCCGATTTAAAGCCGCCGCAATTTCGAAAATCCGCGGCCGCGCCAACTCTCCCGGATGCTGCTCCGCAAAAGGCGTAAACGACGCCAATCCGTGGCGCTCGATCTGCTCCTCGATTTCGTCGAGCAGCTGCTTGACACTTTTGCCGCCAAGACGGTTTCGCTTTTCGAGATCGTGCAAGATTTCTCCAATCGCCCGCGTTTGACTCGCATCCACAAGCTGCTCCACTTGTTCGAGCTCGATGTCTTTCGTGCCGTACTGAATGCGCTTCAATCCGCGCGCGGTTACTTTCTCTTTCTTTCCTTTCTTACTGTTTAAACTTACCGGGAGCGGAATCCGTTCGGTAATCCGGCCGAACCGCTCGCCGCCCTCCTGTCTCCGTTCCGACCGCCTGGACTGCGCCACGGCTCTTGCCTTTTCTGTCACGTCAAACGGCCGGTATTGGTCCATCATCACAACCGTATCGGCAACGTCGAAATAATCGCCGGATCCCCCCATGACGAGGATCGTCGATACTTCATAGTCCTCGTGAAGCTGTTTTACCTTGTCGATAAACGGCGTGATCGGCTCCTTGTCCTTTGCGACAAGCGCCTGCATCCGGCTGTCGCGAATCATGAAATTCGTCGCACTCGTGTCTTCGTCAATCAACAAAGCGGATGCACCCGCTTCGAGCGCTTCAACGATGTTTGCAGCCTGGGACGTACTTCCGCTTGCGTTTTCCGTCGTGAATCGTTCGGTATCTTTGCCAAACGGCAAATTTTTAATGAAAGGCGAAATATCGACTTGCGTCACCTTTCTCCCGTCTTCCGCACGAATTTTGCAAGCAGCTGCGTCGGTAAGCACGAATTCGCGTCCGTCTCCTTCGATATGATCATATACGCCGCGCTCGATCGCTTCCAGCAGCGTACTTTTTCCGTGGTACCCGCCGCCGACGATCAAGGTAATTCCCCGCTTGACAGCCATCCCGCTTACAGGCGCACTTCGATGCGGTACCGGGATTTCTACCCGCAGCGACTCAGGAGTTTCGAAAGGAACCGCTTCCTGGTTCGGCAATGGACGGTCGCTAATACCGCTTTCTCTCGGCAAAATCGCGCCGTCACCGACAAATGCGACAAGATCATGCTGTTTCATGTAGCGGCGAACCGCCAACTGCTGATCACGCAGTTTAACGGCAGCTTGAATCATCTGACGGTTCAAGGAAAACACCGATAAGCGTAAGATTTCCGGAATTTGCTGGAAAAATAATTTTTCCGCTTGACGGCCAAGCACCTTCCGTCCGCGCGCCGGCAATCCAACGGATAGACAAACCGTCACTTTTCCGTTCTCAACCAACACCGCTGTTCGTTTCAATACCTCTTGTCCCGGACGATCGATGGCGATCAATCCACTCTTTCCAGTCCCTCCGGCATGTTTGCCTGAACGGTCAATCGCTTTTGCCACCATTCGTGCAATATGATCTTCCAACGTTTCTTTTCGCTCCGGCGTCTCAAGCCATTGGCGTCCGATGATCGTCTCATGCTCCGGAATGAGGCAGCGAATTTTCGAAGGACTCGCAAACGGATCCCCCTGCACGTAGTCGACCACAAGGTGGAAACGTTCAAACCGGTAACGGCCGCGGATATCCTTGTATGCTTTATAACCTTTTCCGTCGATTCTTGATAACAGCTGTTTCAAGTTTTTCATCGATAGCCTCCTCGACATTTCGTTCCTTATGGTATCATGAACAGTAAATCTATGTAAAAACAGGAGGGATCGAAATGCTTGCCGTGCAAATCTCGGATGAAATCCATGCAAACGTACCCGATTTCCAGATCGGGATACTCGCCTATTATGATATAGTCGTTGCGGAGTTTCCGCAAATGTTGAGCGGCCGTTACAACTACTTGCAGGAAGAACGCTCCATCTCAGTACAGGAGAAAGGCGTCGCCGCGTTCGAAGGAATTGCCGAATGGCGAAACATCTTTAAAAAACTCGGGATGGACCCTTCCCGGTATCGCCCTTCTTCGGAAGCCCTGTATCGCAGGTTAAAAAAAGGAGACAAGCTGCCGGACATCCATTCGGCAGCGGACTTGAACAACTACTGGTCCATCAAGTATGAAATTCCGCTCGGCATCTATGACCTGGACAACATTGACGGCCCAGTGGAAATACGGATCGGCACGAAACAGGACGCGTTCGAAGGGCTGAACGGACGGCCGATGAACATGGAAGGCAAGCTGTTGTCCGCCGATACAAGAGGTGCGTTCGGAAGTCCGATCGTCGATTCAAAGCGAACCATGACGACGAAAAATACCCGCAATGCCCTGCAGCTTGTTTATTTTCGCCCTTCAACGCAGAAAGAAGATGCAGAAACAATGCTAGCGGAAATGTGTGACGGTTTCATCCATATCCACGGCGGCAGCGGGGAGACAAAGCTGATCGCAAACTAAAAATTCTGTACCCTCAAAACAGGCTCTGGTGTCCGAAAATAAACAGAGAGTGGAGAAACTTTACGTTCCCCACTCTCACAAGGCTCCGGTCAAGAATTACTGGATTCCTGTTTCATCGCTTCGTCGATCATTTTTTTTACTTGCGCTTCAATGGCTTTATTGTTCTCCTTAATCGCTATTTTGAAAGCCTTGCGCAAATTCGCCATCGAAACCCCGTTGCCTTCGGTAATCACGTGGCGGTCAACAATTCTTTCCAATTCTACATCTTTGATGCCGAAGTCTCCCATGAGACACCGCTCCTTTCCAAATAAATGGTCCAAATTAAGAATACCATAACCCGTTCACTTGTTCATAAGGACATGGTTTGCCGTGCGCAAAAACAAGCGATTTACGTTAGATGATAAAAAACTCCCGGGTAAAAATCAGTACAACCCATCATGGCATCTTTAAAAGAGGGAAAGGATTCGGGGACGGAAACCACATCGAAAAAGACATGGTCGAGGAGCAGCATCCTTGTCGGCATCATTGTCCTTATTCTCAGCTGGCTTGGCCGGACCCACCGCAACCTCCCAGCGAAACATGATAAAAAAAAATCGATGTCTGCAACAAGGATCGATCTTAGGTGGATACCGGTGGTCGGGGTCGAACCGACACTCCACAAGGGAACACGATTTTGAGTCGTGCAACGGGCAATTTCAAAAAGGGAACGAATCCCTTCCCCTTGATATATTGACAATATAAAGCGGACAAGGCGTCACACTATTAGTTTTGCTTCGTATGATTCCAAATCCGCAACGTGAAAACGTTGAACGTTTATCGTACGAATAGGTCATAATACAATAATAAAGGATTGTCCCTGATATATTAACGCATAGAACGAAATTAGATAAATATTCACCCGACAAAGAAAAAATAATTCGCTTATATTGCGATTCTCCAATACGAAAATAAAATAAAAACCCCGACAATTAGTCGGAAAGAAACTTTTCTAATGTTCATATCGCTTGTAATCTTTGATTGCCGCTTCTTGATATGCTTCGTTAAATAAAGGCGGAATTTCCGATTTTTTCGGTTCATTAGTATTTGTTAGGATCTCAATTAATTTTTGAATATCTTCCTTTGTTGCGGGTGCTTTGTTTGGTTTCAAAGTAAACGACATTTGTCCGCTTGGTTCAAGAATAGCAAGTTCAACGTCTTCAATGTTCCCAACTTTACTTTGACGAAGCCGCATTTCCAAATTGTCGGTTGTCAATCTTGCCTTTTTAAGTTCCGTCATCATTATTTGTCCGTCCTTTATAACTACCGAAGGAAGACCGAAAAGATATTTCCTTGTATTCGGAAACCAAATTTGAATCTGTGCTAACAAATATAAACCAATTGCAAGCAGCGATCCACTATAAACGGCGTTCCATTCTCTTTTGATTCCAAGCGGTTGAATTAATACCGTACCAAGCGAAATCATGAAAACAACTTCGGGAATTGTCATTTGCGTAACAGAACGTTTCCCCGTGAATTTTAATAGAACAACGCCCGCTGTTAAAATTAAAAAGGCTTTAAGTGGAAAAGGCAACAGTGGAAGTTGTGCCAAGAAGTCTTTGATCATTCGAATCATTCCTTTCCAAGATTCACTTCATATTATTTGCAATTTGCAACTAAAAATCCGTAAAAAAAGACGACGAATGGTTTCACCAGATTGGTGTAACCCCAGATAAAAAGAAATCAAAATACTTTTTTTATAAAAGAAATCCCGTCGAGGGGTTAGATTTGTTATTACGTCCAAGATAATTTTTCAACGGGTGATTGCAAACCTCTTCGAGTCGTTGCATGTATCCCTCTGATTATCAATTAGATTCTTACATTCACGAACAAAAAGGTCGTAAAGATATTAGAACGATTCAAGGTCGCTTGAAGATTGTTGGATGGTTTGCGTGGAAATTTTGTTTGT from Bacillales bacterium encodes the following:
- a CDS encoding phenylalanine--tRNA ligase beta subunit-related protein, with translation MLAVQISDEIHANVPDFQIGILAYYDIVVAEFPQMLSGRYNYLQEERSISVQEKGVAAFEGIAEWRNIFKKLGMDPSRYRPSSEALYRRLKKGDKLPDIHSAADLNNYWSIKYEIPLGIYDLDNIDGPVEIRIGTKQDAFEGLNGRPMNMEGKLLSADTRGAFGSPIVDSKRTMTTKNTRNALQLVYFRPSTQKEDAETMLAEMCDGFIHIHGGSGETKLIAN
- the queG gene encoding tRNA epoxyqueuosine(34) reductase QueG, with the protein product MNGDKLKEEVIAYSKSIGIDKIGFATAAPFEVLKERLKRQQELGYQSGFEEADIEKRTEPERLLPGAKSIIAIALAYPSKMKDAPKSTKQEPRGQFCRASWGLDYHRILREKLRLLEEFILKRRPTAKFRSMVDTGELSDRAVAERAGIGWSGKNCAIITPEFGSYVYLGEMITNLAFEPDEPMEDLCGSCNKCVDACPTGALVQGGQLNANQCLAFLTQTKGFMPDAMREKTGNTLYGWDTCQLVCPYNKGVDFHLHPEMEPDPEVVRPKLKPLLSMSNREFKNKFGAIAGSWRGKKPIQRNAILALAHYKDETAVDDLIALLKNDPRPVIRGTAAWALGKIGGNAAEKALKSAQTEEKDEQVVSEIEKGMEMLENQAI
- a CDS encoding YetF domain-containing protein; its protein translation is MIKDFLAQLPLLPFPLKAFLILTAGVVLLKFTGKRSVTQMTIPEVVFMISLGTVLIQPLGIKREWNAVYSGSLLAIGLYLLAQIQIWFPNTRKYLFGLPSVVIKDGQIMMTELKKARLTTDNLEMRLRQSKVGNIEDVELAILEPSGQMSFTLKPNKAPATKEDIQKLIEILTNTNEPKKSEIPPLFNEAYQEAAIKDYKRYEH
- a CDS encoding ABC-ATPase domain-containing protein produces the protein MKNLKQLLSRIDGKGYKAYKDIRGRYRFERFHLVVDYVQGDPFASPSKIRCLIPEHETIIGRQWLETPERKETLEDHIARMVAKAIDRSGKHAGGTGKSGLIAIDRPGQEVLKRTAVLVENGKVTVCLSVGLPARGRKVLGRQAEKLFFQQIPEILRLSVFSLNRQMIQAAVKLRDQQLAVRRYMKQHDLVAFVGDGAILPRESGISDRPLPNQEAVPFETPESLRVEIPVPHRSAPVSGMAVKRGITLIVGGGYHGKSTLLEAIERGVYDHIEGDGREFVLTDAAACKIRAEDGRKVTQVDISPFIKNLPFGKDTERFTTENASGSTSQAANIVEALEAGASALLIDEDTSATNFMIRDSRMQALVAKDKEPITPFIDKVKQLHEDYEVSTILVMGGSGDYFDVADTVVMMDQYRPFDVTEKARAVAQSRRSERRQEGGERFGRITERIPLPVSLNSKKGKKEKVTARGLKRIQYGTKDIELEQVEQLVDASQTRAIGEILHDLEKRNRLGGKSVKQLLDEIEEQIERHGLASFTPFAEQHPGELARPRIFEIAAALNRMRTLQVKSQGNG